In the genome of Aedes aegypti strain LVP_AGWG chromosome 2, AaegL5.0 Primary Assembly, whole genome shotgun sequence, the window TTCCTTGGTAGCATGTTTTGTTTTCAGCCGGAGGTTGGCCcaaaaccttaaaaaaatatacaaagtaAATTTTGTCAATCATCACTAATGGAAATACATCTTACCGAGGAAGCCAACATGAGTCCTATTATGAAAATATCCATCGTAGTTATCGCTGGTCTGCGACATTTTGTCAGTGCTTTTAAGTAAGCAATTTGCTAAATCATTCTTTTTTGTAGACGTGCGCACTCGTTGCTAAACCAATTTCGCCATGAAATAGCTGATAAGTATCAATATTAACAGCTctaaatgaaaaattataaattttattgcgaTTCGGATTAACCAATCAGAGTTCATTCAGAATCAAAACAGGTTTAGCAGCACTCAATGGCAAACAAATTGTTAGCATTGTGTTTTTCGAGCATTGTTCTCTTTGCTTTGGTAAGAAGTTTATATCAATTCATCATTCAAACAACATGCCTTGACTAATTTTAAACCAGAGCGTAACAGATGTCCTAATGATGAACGAGAGTTTATGCCGCAATAACACGGTTCTGGCTCGAAACTGCTGTCGTCTGCCCGGAATCATCAATCAGTCAATCGTGGACGATTGCGACGATAAGTTTCCTCACCATGCGCCAGCAAAGCCTGGAGTCAAACGAGCGGAAGGATCAGTAGGCGTCTCGTAATATTGTTTTATGAGAAATGGCCTACTTAAtcgtgatgttttttttttgtcagtgtgTCGTTGATTGCATGTACAAAACGATCGGAGCGTTCCAAAATGGCACCCTAGATTTGGATATCACCCTTCAGCACATCTCGCAGACAGTTGGTCAATATCCGAATTTCGAGCCTTTGGTGAATGAGACAGTGTCCTGGTGTTATCGAAATGTTACAGAGAATCCGGCGCTGCAGAATAGCGTTGGATGTAGCTTTATCCCGCAGGAGATGAACGATTGTGTTAAGAAAATGCTTTTCATGGTATGTATCTAACCAGCGATCGAAAAACATTTGgattcaaagatttattatcatttggaGTCGAGAAATGGccgagcggttagtgtcgtcaggcaatgagcgcatcgtgtcatggggtgtgggttcgattcccgcttcagccattgaaacttttcgtcaggaatgtttctagGCTGTatcattggagcatgcttgtcccgtagtctagtgttaagtaacagtctgtgcagctaaatggctgaagacggtgtccgtgtctttttaaatgacaatacagtaatgtcccgattttgtcagccccatgctgagtttagggttgacaaaatcagaaaagagttaaaatcggggaaaacaaaaaatttcgactgatttcaagttttattttaacttaaggacttagttttaATATAAACATTGTGTTTTTTACTTCAATTTTCTATATACCGTGAtgcaaggtaacattgatcagtttcatgaataattattgaaaatttcagatttcaaaattttggtctttatatgattgtatagacgtgaccaaggtcataattgactttatgcacacaatattgccagtatagacgagcttactctgattaaaataaatatcaattttgaggttgacaaaatcgggctaaaaggatgctaaaatcgggggtagacaaaatttGGTTAAAAAAGGTGCTAATatcgggggtagataaaatctGGGTGGTGGTGATAGACAAAAtctggggctgacaaaatcgggtcattactgtatcaTGTGAAAATGGTGTTATGGGAAgaatgcacttcaacagaaaagtaatcgcctatctagATGCATGGAAATGcttaagaaaagcatttttctttgatcgcagtacgcagttgaaaagaaatgtcaatttgaatggggctcactgtagaaaatttcttgaccatttctttccgcagaattttttacttttcttgagctgaacagcatacctagctttatGAAGTTGATAAGCTTTTGCAAGGAAACCATCAAAGCAATCCAGAAAACATATTGTATTTTGTCTTCATCTGTTTTTATGAATCTAAATTCACTTTTATAAGAGTTGATCTTGGAGTTGACTGTAAATCGATACTTTTGAACTAGATTCAATAATCTTTCGTTTGTTTTCAGAGCTGTCCGCCTTCAAACTGGACCACCAAAGTGGAATGTGACGACCTGAAAGGCAAAATTGTGGAAGGGTGTTCTTATTCCAGTTTATATTGAATATTTGATATTTTAATCTTTTAACCACCAGCACAAAACCAGTTTGAAAgagtaataaattaataaacacGATGAACATATTCGAAAACTGTATTCCGAACACATTTacaatataatttaaatttacatcagttttgtttgaaaatcccaaaaaagaaagctgaagaaatccttgataaaatccagaaaaaatattgagttatttttttaagaaaattttggaaGCTTTCGTGTAGGATTTCTATAGggaacatgtagaaaaatcactgGGAGGTCTTTTTGACATATCTAATGAAATTTCTCAATGAGCATTGCTGAAATCGACTTTCTGATGAGGTCTTTGAAAGAATctagaaaaatatttagagGAATCCTGAGGGATGTTCCTGAAGTAAAGTTTAGGATTCCTAAATAGAGCTTTCTTTATGCATTTtctgaattcttggagaaattccgtaGGCagaataaacaatttcaaaaccaaaaaaggAATTGTTTTAGTGTTTTCCATCCTGTagcaattccttaaaaaaaaaacatccttaAATCCTATAAGAATTTTTTGACGAATTCTTGGGAAAATTAGTGAACAAATTAGCAAAAAGTATTGACTTATGAAGAGAAAATTCATTGGAGACATTTTAAGacgaggggccttccttagccgtgtggttagagtccgcggcttcaaagcaaagccatgctgaaggtgactgggttcgattcccggtcggtccaggatcttttcgtaatggaagtttccttgactttcctgggcatagagtataatcgtacctgccacacgatataccaatgcggaaatggcaactttggcaaagaaagctatcagttaataactgtgtgaagtgctcataagaacactaagctgagaagcaggcttgtAGTAGGCTATGGTGAATGATTCTATAATTAAGCAGGCTATGACTATGACAATTGACGAAACTAAGACCATTATTGAATAAACCATTGAAAAGAGTACATCGTTGTCTTAATATTCCCTACAAGTCTCTGTCCAGGTgagaacgttaatgccaagaagaagaagaagattttaagacgatatttcaaaacaattacttgaggattccggattttttgacaaaatatgtttttgaataaattgttAATTAAGAAGCTGCTATATGTTTATCTCTTCTACTATTTTATTACACgttttttcatctttttcaCAATTCAGAAACTTCGTCCTAAAGGTATTCTTAAGAGAACTTATAGATACATAGAGACTATGCAAGATTTTTTGGAGTATATAGCAATCAATCATATCAAAAATAACTGCCGATAATTCCTCgagagaattttgaagaaattctaagATAACTCAGGGTCCTACGATAGCCACCAAACCTTGCGATTGAAATGATTTCTGAATTAATCTCTAAATGGAGGTTTTAAGCGTTGTAATCacgaatcttaaaaaaaatccaaataaaatttcagaaaagaaaagaaattatgAGTGTGTATTCCAGAGATTCATTCTAAGAATTACTTTAATGATACCCTCTGGAATACCTCCAAGGAGTCCTTCAGCAATCTACAGATTAAACCTTCCGTTAAATCTTTCAGATATTTCTACAGAATGTCATAccaagatttctccagaaatttcagttagttttctttaaaaactttatacaggaattcttcagCTTTTTTCTCAAGAGATTTTCTACCGATtattctgaagattttttttaaaatatactcagATATTGAAATACCATTAGAAATTCCTGAgtatattctgaaaaaaaaagcttcagaATAATCGGTAGAAAATCTCTTGAGAAAAAAGCTGAAGAATGCCTTATAAATCTTAAGAAAATACCATGATGGAACCACCGAATAATGGTATCTTTAGAAGAATCTGTACAAAACTTTGTTGTGGAACTTTCTGGAACCGTTCATACGGTGTcattagaaattcctggagaattgcTTCTTTGTAAAGAAAACTATCAcaagtttttggagaaattctggtaTGACATTCTGTAGAAATATCTGGAAGGTTCTACGGAAGGTTTAATGTGTAGATTCAGGAGGACTCCTTGGAGGTATCGCAGAAAGTATCTTTTTAATCGGAAAGTAGGCCTTGACTTGgctaaaaggttttttttcttcgcttgtcaattttttccagattttttttttcagattcgaATTTTCCGAAGCTTTGATTTCCGATTTTGACGAGTTGGTTTCTGGATTTTCCCAGTGTGGTTGCTTGAAGAGTTGCTGTTCAAGTTATTTGAATTCAAGTTTCCACCTTTTTTTTCCGTCCCTGGAGTTTGGCTCACTGGAAAACCTtgagtataattttattttataattttttcgttttttttttactttctttTGTTCACCTCACATTTGATCTTGTTGTTATATTGATCTTTTTGTTTCCGTTATGGAAACTGATGGGGATGAGGGGGATCAAAAGAGAATTCTGTGCATTATGCCACCACTTCAATGACCAAATCTTTTCGAGTGAAGGTTTACCCTTCTAGTTTCTCTGGACCCTCTGTTGTCTATTTCAGGAAAAAAGAGAAACCTATAAATGTGTTGCTTATTTCCTCAGAGATTTATAAAAAGTATAAGTAGTTTTTGGATCACATGATAATGCGAATGCTCTTTTAGAatacagattatttttcaattcctATCGTGTGTACGGACCTTGTGATGCATGCGAAATAAACGGAATTATTTATGACGAGTCTTTTAACTGTGATGACATAAGAAATCATGGTTCAGGCTTATTTATGAACAAGTCCATTTCTCCGGTTAAGATTTTGGATTGTGTTCGTTTATCTAAATTATTCATTGATggaaacaattcaaaatatgtACATTCTAATTATATCAATATTACGTTTGCTGGATCTGTACTTCCAGATTATGTAATGGttgataatgttatttttcaCGTGCGGCTTTATTATCCAAAGCTTATGCACTGTGATCGATGCCTTCTGTTCGGTCAGACttctaatttttgtttaaacaagcaaaaatgtttgaaatgtgGAGAACTTCACGATACTTCCACATGTAAAAATCAATCTGAagtttgtatttattgtaaacatAAACATAATTCTTTAAATGAATGTGTCGTTTATATTGAGAATCAGtcgaaatttaatcaaaaaattaaaaacaaaaacgttATGAAATCTTCAGATAATATTGCTTCTCTTAACacttatcaaattttatcagaTGATGTTAGTGATGAATGTCAGGAAAATGTTGATAATTATATTTACAAACCTCCTAGCAAAAGAAAAAGAACCACCAATAAAAAGTTCAATAACCggaaacaaatttttgaacctCAACCATCTACCTCGTTTGATTTAAATTTCCCCCCTTTGAATAACTCAGCTTCAACTAAAAACATTCCATTCCATATAGATctgttttgtttaaatgaaacatggctaactccatcaaaattccaaaatttaatataattcgaaaaGATAGGGATTCTTCATATGGAGGAGTACTCATTGGAATTCACGATGatattgaattcaaatatttagaCTTAGCATTGCATTCGCAAATTGAATACGTTGCTATttctataacaaaaaaaaaatacgagttttctattatttgtttttatatccCTCCGAATGCAAGTTTTTCTTTGTCACaaattaaaagtattttaaatgaaattcctCCTCGATTTTACATATTAGGTGATTTCAATGCTCATAATTTTGCTTGGGGTAGCGAAAAAACAGATGGTAGAGGTTCATTAATTATGGATATAATTGATGATTTAAACTTACATATTCTTAATGATGGATCTTTTACTAGGATTGTTGTGCCGCCAAATCATCAttcttgtattgatttatctctttgttctaatagtttgttattcaaatcttcttggaaaactattgatgatcctaatggtagcgatcatttaccaattttaattgaaattcaaaattcaggTCGCGGT includes:
- the LOC5574887 gene encoding general odorant-binding protein 67, which codes for MANKLLALCFSSIVLFALSVTDVLMMNESLCRNNTVLARNCCRLPGIINQSIVDDCDDKFPHHAPAKPGVKRAEGSCVVDCMYKTIGAFQNGTLDLDITLQHISQTVGQYPNFEPLVNETVSWCYRNVTENPALQNSVGCSFIPQEMNDCVKKMLFMSCPPSNWTTKVECDDLKGKIVEGCSYSSLY